The following are encoded together in the Zingiber officinale cultivar Zhangliang chromosome 8A, Zo_v1.1, whole genome shotgun sequence genome:
- the LOC122009398 gene encoding tubby-like F-box protein 8 has product MSFRSIVRDIRDGIGSLSRRSFEVKLGSLSGHLRGKSQSFVAEPHDSSPVIQSSRWASLPPELLRDVIKRLEDSESTWPSRKHVVACAAVCRAWREMCREIVRSTEFCGKITFPISLKQPGHRDGMVQCFIKRDKSKLTYHLYLCLSPAVLVENGKFLLSAKRIRKAARTEYIISMDADHISRSTNTYIGKLRSNFLGTKFVICDTQPPYNGAAICPPGRTSRRFYSKKVSPKVPSGSYNIAQVSYELNVLGTRGPRRMHCVLHSIPASALEPGGTVPGQPDNLVSRALEESFRSMSFSKSMDRSMDFSSARFSDIIGGTQDGDESIEAKERPLVLRNKPPRWHEQLQCWCLNFRGRVTVASVKNFQLIAATQPSAGAPTPSQPAPAEHDKVILQFGKVAKDMFTMDYRYPLSAFQAFAICLSSFDTKLACE; this is encoded by the exons ATGTCGTTCCGTAGTATAGTTCGTGATATAAGAGATGGCATCGGGAGCCTGTCAAGGCGAAGTTTTGAAGTGAAACTTGGGAGTCTTTCAGGACATCTCAGGGGAAAGTCTCAAAGCTTTGTTGCTGAGCCACATGATTCATCTCCTGTTATTCAGTCGAGTCGTTGGGCTAGCCTTCCACCAGAGCTTCTTCGGGATGTCATCAAAAGACTGGAGGATAGTGAAAGCACCTGGCCATCCCGAAAACATGTTGTTGCCTGTGCAGCTGTGTGCAGAGCTTGGAGGGAAATGTGCAGAGAGATAGTAAGAAGTACAGAGTTTTGTGGGAAGATAACTTTTCCAATCTCATTGAAACAG CCTGGCCATCGAGATGGAATGGTTCAGTGTTTCATCAAGAGGGACAAATCCAAATTAACTTACCATCTCTATCTTTGTCTTAGTCCTG CTGTGCTTGTAGAGAATGGGAAATTCCTTCTCTCGGCAAAAAGAATTCGTAAAGCAGCACGTACTGAGTATATCATATCTATGGATGCTGACCACATATCGAGATCTACCAATACCTACATTGGGAAGTTGAG GTCCAATTTCCTTGGTACTAAGTTTGTAATTTGTGACACTCAGCCTCCATACAATGGGGCTGCTATCTGTCCACCCGGACGGACAAGCCGCAGGTTTTACTCAAAGAAAGTTTCTCCTAAGGTCCCATCTGGCAGCTACAACATAGCTCAGGTGTCATACGAGCTGAATGTTCTTGGCACGCGAGGACCTCGTCGAATGCATTGCGTTTTGCACTCTATTCCTGCTTCAGCACTTGAGCCTGGTGGCACAGTTCCTGGTCAGCCGGACAACCTTGTTTCTCGCGCACTGGAGGAGTCCTTCCGCAGCATGTCCTTCTCCAAGTCCATGGATCGTTCCATGGATTTCAGCAGCGCTCGCTTTTCTGATATCATTGGAGGAACTCAAGATGGGGATGAGAGTATCGAAGCCAAGGAGCGACCACTGGTTCTTCGGAACAAACCCCCTAGATGGCATGAACAATTGCAGTGTTGGTGCTTGAATTTTCGAGGTCGGGTCACCGTTGCCTCTGTAAAGAACTTTCAACTCATTGCCGCAACGCAACCTTCTGCAGGTGCTCCTACTCCATCCCAACCAGCACCCGCAGAGCACGATAAGGTCATACTTCAGTTTGGCAAGGTCGCAAAGGACATGTTCACTATGGATTACCGCTACCCACTCTCAGCATTCCAAGCTTTTGCTATCTGTTTAAGTAGCTTCGACACCAAGCTGGCTTGTGAATAA